From a region of the Marinomonas mediterranea MMB-1 genome:
- a CDS encoding TIGR04211 family SH3 domain-containing protein gives MSTSVMAETVYVSDIQFIAIREGQSNNTRAVERGLKSGTPLVVLDKSSGYTKVRTPQGNEGWAADYFLSENRVSRDQLVRLETKLTEAAEAKLNAEEALDEEKAKTTDLVNQVQQLNSERSSLQNQLNEINELAQKARSIVEANEESAYKIESLQQQLNAIQGENQMLKSSKEQRWFIIGATTIIIGVLAGLVLPATRKKKTSTGSWS, from the coding sequence ATGTCTACCAGTGTTATGGCTGAAACCGTCTATGTTTCAGATATCCAGTTTATCGCTATTCGCGAGGGCCAAAGCAACAACACAAGAGCCGTCGAGCGCGGTTTAAAAAGCGGCACACCTCTTGTTGTCCTAGATAAGAGCAGCGGCTATACAAAAGTTCGCACCCCCCAAGGGAATGAAGGTTGGGCAGCGGATTATTTTCTAAGTGAGAACCGAGTAAGTCGTGATCAACTAGTGCGATTAGAAACCAAACTCACAGAGGCAGCAGAGGCAAAATTAAACGCCGAAGAAGCACTCGATGAAGAAAAAGCGAAAACGACTGATTTAGTTAACCAAGTACAACAACTAAATTCAGAGCGCTCCTCTCTTCAAAATCAACTGAACGAAATTAATGAGCTTGCTCAAAAGGCGCGATCTATTGTCGAAGCCAACGAAGAATCAGCGTACAAAATCGAATCTTTACAGCAGCAACTGAATGCCATTCAAGGCGAAAACCAGATGCTAAAGTCGTCCAAAGAACAACGCTGGTTTATCATCGGAGCCACGACAATTATCATTGGTGTATTGGCAGGACTCGTCCTTCCAGCTACACGCAAGAAAAAAACGTCGACGGGCTCTTGGAGCTAA
- a CDS encoding aldo/keto reductase — MKYSTLGRTGLEVSRVCLGTMTWGTQNTQEDADAQIEYALAQGINFFDTAEMYSVPPTPESYGKTETIIGDWLSRNPHRRDEFVLATKIAGNGLRYIRGGGDITGEAIISSIDASLERLQTDYIDLYQMHWPNRTTPHFAKHHPGRITFTDVDTEAHKAQMLEILQALDESVKAGKIRHFGLSDDTTWGISEYVKLSEKHGLARVASIQNEFSLLHAKDWPYLIEQCVRDDVAYLPWSPLAAGALTGKYLNGARPEGSRWSYAQRNGLFRDTELSNAAIAEYCDVAQKHGLMPAQLALAWCDQVDGVTSTIIGATKMDQLIEDIGAFEIALSDDVLKDVADVFKRYPMPY, encoded by the coding sequence ATGAAGTATTCAACGTTAGGTCGTACTGGTTTAGAGGTGTCTCGTGTTTGTTTGGGGACGATGACATGGGGTACGCAGAACACCCAAGAAGACGCAGACGCGCAAATTGAGTATGCACTGGCTCAAGGTATTAACTTTTTTGATACCGCAGAAATGTACTCTGTGCCACCAACGCCTGAGTCTTATGGGAAAACTGAAACGATAATTGGTGATTGGCTTTCGCGTAACCCTCATCGCAGGGATGAATTTGTTCTGGCGACTAAGATTGCAGGCAATGGTCTTCGTTATATTCGCGGTGGTGGTGATATTACGGGGGAGGCGATTATTAGCTCTATTGACGCGTCGCTTGAAAGGTTGCAAACGGATTACATCGATCTTTATCAGATGCATTGGCCGAACCGTACGACGCCTCATTTTGCAAAACATCATCCTGGTCGTATAACTTTTACAGATGTTGATACCGAAGCGCATAAAGCACAAATGCTTGAGATCTTACAGGCATTAGATGAGAGCGTGAAGGCTGGGAAGATTCGTCACTTTGGCCTGTCAGATGATACGACTTGGGGTATCAGTGAATACGTTAAGTTGAGTGAAAAACATGGCTTGGCGCGTGTTGCGTCTATTCAAAACGAGTTTAGTTTACTTCACGCGAAAGACTGGCCGTACCTAATAGAGCAGTGTGTGCGTGATGATGTTGCGTATTTGCCTTGGTCGCCACTGGCGGCGGGTGCGCTGACGGGCAAATATTTGAACGGAGCGCGCCCTGAAGGTAGTCGTTGGAGCTACGCGCAGCGCAATGGCTTGTTCCGCGATACAGAGCTTTCTAATGCTGCTATCGCCGAGTATTGTGATGTTGCTCAAAAGCACGGTTTAATGCCCGCTCAGTTAGCGTTAGCATGGTGTGACCAAGTAGATGGTGTAACATCAACGATCATTGGTGCGACGAAAATGGATCAGCTTATTGAAGATATTGGTGCGTTTGAAATTGCATTGTCAGATGATGTTTTGAAGGATGTGGCAGACGTATTTAAACGTTATCCAATGCCTTACTAA
- the minC gene encoding septum site-determining protein MinC yields the protein MSDISFRLKGSVVTTVLLEIHEPELDRIRKDLAQKIEQVPHFFNQAPVIVDLAKCRAVSLDEFEMMVKLIRDLGMSVIGWRSKDNLPDWLDASSIPQLPDSKSRDIKVAPVKEVVSDVSASSNDASVNEASVVIKKVIEEKHINQPAKVITKPIRSGQQVYAEGDLIVLSQVSAGAEVLADGNIHVYGALRGRALAGVRGDEQARIFCKSLEAELVSIAGNFMLSDSLQKNVWKESAQVALVDDNLEVAPL from the coding sequence ATGTCAGATATTAGCTTCCGCTTAAAAGGAAGTGTTGTAACTACCGTGCTACTTGAGATTCATGAACCTGAATTGGATCGCATTCGAAAGGATCTAGCTCAAAAAATTGAACAAGTGCCGCACTTTTTTAATCAAGCTCCCGTGATTGTTGATCTGGCTAAATGCAGAGCGGTTTCGCTGGATGAATTTGAGATGATGGTTAAACTCATTCGAGACCTAGGAATGAGTGTTATCGGGTGGCGGTCAAAAGATAATTTGCCAGATTGGTTGGACGCGTCGAGCATTCCTCAGCTTCCCGATTCAAAATCGCGTGATATTAAAGTCGCTCCAGTCAAGGAAGTGGTTTCTGACGTGAGCGCTTCTTCGAACGACGCTTCTGTGAATGAAGCGAGCGTGGTGATCAAGAAGGTCATTGAAGAGAAGCACATTAACCAACCTGCAAAAGTGATTACAAAGCCGATACGATCCGGGCAGCAGGTTTACGCAGAAGGCGACTTGATCGTCTTGTCTCAGGTCAGTGCTGGAGCGGAGGTGCTGGCGGATGGAAACATACACGTATACGGCGCATTACGCGGACGAGCGTTAGCCGGCGTTCGTGGTGATGAGCAGGCACGAATTTTTTGTAAAAGTTTGGAAGCGGAGCTTGTGTCTATCGCAGGGAACTTTATGCTTAGTGATTCGTTGCAAAAAAACGTTTGGAAAGAAAGTGCTCAAGTGGCGCTGGTGGACGACAATTTAGAAGTCGCGCCACTTTAG
- the nfuA gene encoding Fe-S biogenesis protein NfuA, translating to MNITITDSAQEYLSGLLDKQGIEGMAVRMFIQQPGTPYAETCLAYCRPDEVNETDEILNLPKLKVFIEKNSVAFLDEAFVDYATEKMGGQLTIKAPNAKMPKVTPDSPIEDQINYVLYSDVNPGLAAHGGEVKLVEVIEGGVAVLQFGGGCQGCSAVDLTLKEGVEKTLIEKVPGLTAVKDSTDHTVTDNAFM from the coding sequence ATGAATATCACTATTACTGACAGTGCTCAGGAATATCTATCAGGTTTGCTTGATAAACAAGGCATTGAAGGTATGGCCGTGCGTATGTTTATCCAACAACCTGGTACTCCCTACGCAGAGACGTGCTTGGCTTATTGCCGCCCTGATGAAGTCAATGAAACTGATGAGATTTTAAACCTTCCTAAGCTGAAGGTTTTTATCGAAAAGAACTCTGTTGCGTTTTTAGATGAAGCGTTTGTCGATTACGCAACGGAGAAAATGGGTGGTCAGCTTACTATTAAAGCGCCTAATGCGAAAATGCCTAAAGTAACGCCAGACAGCCCGATTGAAGATCAAATCAATTATGTTTTGTACTCGGATGTGAATCCTGGTCTTGCGGCACATGGCGGCGAAGTGAAACTGGTTGAAGTGATTGAGGGCGGTGTCGCTGTTCTTCAGTTTGGTGGTGGTTGCCAAGGTTGCAGTGCGGTCGACCTTACACTGAAAGAAGGTGTTGAAAAAACGCTGATTGAGAAGGTACCTGGACTCACCGCGGTTAAAGACTCGACGGATCACACCGTGACCGATAATGCGTTTATGTAA
- a CDS encoding DUF934 domain-containing protein: MQKLIKDGAIVDNTYSLVNDAEQVISENSIVPMQQWIENADTLGKVAGIWIDAGEGVEALENQDLSQLDVVAVNFPAFADGRGFSYGRLVRERLGFKGEVRAIGNFIPDQLGYLLRCGFSAFDFEQDVNLEKALELHKPFSVAYQGDVADPRPVFLRRG, from the coding sequence ATGCAAAAGCTAATTAAAGACGGCGCGATCGTCGACAATACGTATTCATTAGTGAACGATGCTGAACAAGTAATCAGCGAGAATAGCATCGTTCCAATGCAACAATGGATCGAAAACGCTGACACACTTGGTAAGGTTGCGGGCATCTGGATTGACGCTGGCGAAGGTGTCGAAGCATTGGAAAATCAAGACCTGAGTCAATTAGATGTGGTTGCAGTTAACTTTCCTGCGTTCGCCGATGGCCGTGGTTTCAGTTACGGTCGCCTCGTTCGCGAACGCCTTGGGTTCAAGGGAGAAGTTCGTGCGATCGGTAACTTCATTCCTGACCAACTAGGCTACTTACTACGCTGCGGGTTCAGTGCTTTTGACTTCGAACAAGACGTAAATCTTGAAAAAGCCCTCGAATTGCACAAGCCTTTTAGCGTGGCATATCAAGGGGACGTTGCTGACCCTCGCCCGGTTTTCCTTCGCCGAGGCTAA
- a CDS encoding cytochrome-c peroxidase: MYRLLISSLALSALLVGCGSDVNQVSQTNHKPVKAPPVKRSDLPVPLDDSKALLGSQLFFDTNLSKERNQSCASCHDMGAAFVDHRNLAGDGAVSLGSDEVSQGDRNAPTAGYAAFSPPFHRKANGEYRGGQFLDGRANGLAEQAAGPFLNPLEMALKDETEVMDRIRENPSYLTQLEEIYGKDVLSTDKKAYAALTDSIAYFERTELFMPFDSKYDRSLRGEVKLTPEEELGKTLFFSQQFTNCNACHQLRRSPIHPQETFSNYDYRNIGVPSNPDIVVHNEKGYDIGLLNNPAVTDRKYEGQFKVPSLRNVAVTGPYMHNGVFKDLRTVVLFYDKYNNPKRKINPETGQPWRDPEVAKSIDFKELEKAPALDDRRVDALVAFMKTLTDSRYEHLIDESSKGSL, encoded by the coding sequence ATGTATCGTCTACTCATTTCAAGCCTGGCCCTATCCGCTTTATTAGTTGGATGCGGTTCTGATGTTAATCAAGTGTCGCAAACTAATCATAAGCCTGTGAAGGCTCCCCCGGTAAAACGTTCAGATTTGCCAGTTCCGTTAGACGATTCCAAAGCGCTTTTGGGTAGCCAGCTTTTCTTTGATACCAATTTGTCGAAAGAACGAAATCAGTCCTGTGCCTCGTGTCATGATATGGGGGCCGCGTTTGTTGATCATCGTAACTTAGCGGGTGACGGGGCGGTTTCACTTGGCAGTGACGAGGTCTCTCAAGGCGATAGAAATGCACCTACCGCCGGTTACGCTGCATTTTCACCTCCTTTTCACCGTAAAGCGAACGGCGAATATCGGGGAGGGCAGTTTTTAGATGGCCGTGCAAATGGGTTGGCAGAACAGGCGGCAGGCCCTTTCTTGAACCCTCTTGAAATGGCGCTTAAAGATGAAACGGAAGTCATGGATCGTATTCGGGAAAATCCAAGTTACTTAACGCAACTTGAAGAGATTTATGGCAAAGATGTGTTGTCAACCGACAAAAAAGCCTATGCGGCGTTGACTGACTCTATTGCCTATTTTGAGCGAACGGAGTTGTTTATGCCGTTTGACTCGAAATACGACCGTTCGTTACGCGGTGAGGTCAAGTTAACGCCAGAAGAGGAGTTAGGTAAAACACTTTTCTTTTCTCAGCAATTTACTAATTGCAATGCCTGTCATCAACTTCGACGTTCTCCGATTCATCCGCAAGAAACCTTTTCTAACTACGATTACCGCAATATTGGCGTGCCCTCTAACCCCGATATCGTTGTTCACAATGAAAAAGGGTATGACATTGGTTTGCTGAACAATCCTGCGGTAACCGATCGCAAATACGAAGGGCAGTTTAAGGTGCCGAGTTTGCGTAACGTCGCAGTCACGGGTCCGTATATGCACAATGGTGTGTTTAAGGATTTAAGGACAGTCGTATTGTTCTACGATAAATACAACAATCCTAAGCGTAAAATAAACCCTGAAACCGGACAACCGTGGCGAGATCCAGAAGTGGCTAAGTCTATTGACTTTAAAGAGCTTGAAAAAGCGCCTGCGCTGGATGATCGACGTGTTGATGCGTTGGTTGCCTTTATGAAAACGCTGACAGACTCCCGCTATGAGCATCTTATTGATGAGTCGAGTAAGGGCAGCCTGTAG
- a CDS encoding cation:proton antiporter domain-containing protein — MDVSIVHSFFLIFAGAAVVASIALYTRQPMILAYIALGVLLGPSALSLIDEPKLMDEMSHIGIIFLLFLLGLDMQPSHLINMLKKASWVALASSIAFAALGYLVSTAFGYTQTESIIVGLAMMFSSTIVCIKLLPTTVLHHKHTGELVVGLLLLQDIIAIAVLLVLYSIGSSEDTSDFMRYAKPVLGLPILVGGAFLFVKYVLLKLIAKFDRFHEYIFLVSIGWCLAMAVAAETAGLSAEMGAFIAGVALATSPISQYIATNLKPLRDFFLILFFFSIGASFNLALLGTVIVPAIVLAVSALLIKPTVFRYLLKGLKEDKSTSWEVGFRLGQVSEFSLLIAYLAASIGLIGVEASHVIQATAILSFALSTYVVILNYPNPIAISDRLRKD, encoded by the coding sequence ATGGACGTATCGATCGTACATTCGTTTTTTTTGATTTTTGCTGGGGCGGCGGTCGTCGCCTCTATCGCGTTATATACTCGTCAACCAATGATTCTCGCGTATATCGCACTGGGGGTATTGCTTGGGCCTTCTGCACTTTCGTTGATAGACGAACCAAAACTAATGGATGAAATGTCTCATATAGGCATCATATTCCTGCTGTTCTTGCTCGGTCTAGACATGCAACCGAGTCACCTCATTAATATGCTCAAAAAAGCATCCTGGGTTGCCCTCGCGTCATCCATCGCATTTGCAGCCTTAGGATACCTAGTTTCCACCGCATTTGGTTACACACAGACAGAATCCATTATTGTCGGTTTGGCAATGATGTTCTCAAGTACCATCGTCTGTATAAAACTATTACCCACTACCGTATTACACCACAAACACACCGGTGAACTTGTCGTGGGACTTTTGCTTTTACAAGACATTATTGCGATCGCTGTATTACTGGTCCTTTACAGCATTGGCAGCAGTGAAGACACCAGCGATTTCATGCGGTATGCCAAACCCGTTCTTGGATTGCCGATTTTAGTTGGCGGCGCGTTCCTATTTGTGAAATATGTACTCCTTAAACTCATCGCTAAGTTTGACCGTTTTCATGAATACATCTTTCTTGTTTCTATCGGTTGGTGTTTAGCGATGGCCGTCGCGGCTGAGACAGCAGGCCTCTCCGCAGAAATGGGTGCATTTATCGCTGGTGTGGCGCTCGCAACCAGCCCCATTTCACAATACATCGCCACCAACCTTAAGCCGCTAAGAGATTTTTTCTTAATCCTATTCTTCTTCTCAATAGGAGCAAGCTTTAATCTCGCTCTACTCGGCACGGTTATTGTCCCAGCGATCGTACTGGCTGTGAGTGCGCTACTTATTAAGCCAACGGTGTTTAGATACCTTCTAAAAGGCTTGAAAGAAGACAAATCAACCTCTTGGGAGGTTGGGTTTCGATTAGGGCAAGTCAGCGAGTTCTCTTTGCTTATTGCCTATCTCGCCGCGTCCATTGGATTAATCGGCGTAGAAGCAAGTCATGTCATCCAAGCAACGGCCATTTTAAGCTTCGCGTTATCGACCTATGTGGTTATCCTGAACTACCCTAACCCAATTGCGATATCAGACCGCTTAAGAAAAGACTAA
- a CDS encoding nitrite/sulfite reductase codes for MYQYDAIDQQLVQERVAQFRDQTRRYLNNELSEQEFLPLRLQNGLYVQRYAPMLRVAIPYGMLSSAQLRTLADIGRRYDKGYGHFSTRQNLQFNWPTLESVPDILAELAEVEMHAVQTSGNCIRNTTTDQYAGVIADEIVDPRPYCELIRQWSTFHPEFAFLPRKFKIAVNATESADRAATQVHDIGLHIKKNDAGEIGFKVIVGGGLGRTPMVGVTISEFVPREDLLTYLDAIIRVYNQNGRRDNKYKARIKILVKALGIDAFRKLVDAEWEHLRGKESTVPMSEFERLQGFFTEPAYKALEEQPQSLTDKLANSAGFARWYERNTFSHKKAGYRIVTLTLKKNGQAPGDATSEQMDKAADLADKYSFGELRVSHEQNLVLADVQQDQLVELWEAAKESGFATPTLGLLTDMICCPGGDFCALANAKSIPIAKQIQDTFDDLDYLYDIGEVDLNISGCMNACGHHHVGNIGILGVDKKGEEFYQVSMGGASGHDASIGKILGPSFAQEEIGSVMKRIIDLYVDQRTEEERFIDTFRRIGIKPFKEAAYAKAN; via the coding sequence ATGTATCAATACGACGCTATCGATCAGCAGCTCGTACAAGAGCGTGTAGCGCAATTTCGCGACCAAACACGCCGCTATCTAAACAACGAGCTTAGTGAACAAGAGTTTTTGCCATTACGACTTCAAAATGGATTGTACGTTCAACGTTACGCTCCAATGTTGCGAGTGGCGATTCCATACGGCATGCTTTCTAGTGCGCAACTTAGAACCCTTGCCGACATCGGTCGCCGTTATGACAAAGGTTACGGCCACTTCAGTACGCGCCAAAACCTTCAGTTTAACTGGCCGACACTGGAATCTGTCCCTGACATTCTTGCTGAGTTGGCGGAAGTCGAAATGCACGCGGTTCAAACAAGTGGTAATTGTATTCGTAATACAACGACCGACCAGTATGCTGGTGTAATCGCAGACGAAATTGTTGACCCAAGACCTTACTGCGAACTTATTCGTCAATGGTCTACGTTCCACCCAGAATTTGCCTTCCTACCGCGTAAATTCAAAATTGCAGTAAATGCGACTGAGTCAGCAGACCGTGCAGCAACACAAGTCCACGATATAGGACTGCACATCAAAAAGAATGACGCAGGCGAAATTGGCTTTAAAGTCATCGTTGGTGGTGGCTTAGGTCGTACCCCAATGGTTGGTGTAACCATTAGCGAGTTTGTCCCTCGCGAAGACCTTTTGACCTATCTCGATGCGATCATCCGTGTTTACAACCAAAATGGTCGTCGTGACAACAAATACAAAGCTCGTATTAAAATACTGGTTAAAGCGCTGGGAATCGATGCATTCCGCAAGCTTGTTGACGCTGAGTGGGAACACCTGCGCGGAAAAGAAAGCACGGTGCCAATGAGCGAGTTCGAACGCTTACAAGGTTTCTTCACAGAGCCTGCTTACAAAGCACTTGAAGAACAACCTCAGTCTTTGACCGACAAATTAGCAAACAGCGCTGGTTTTGCCCGTTGGTACGAACGCAACACCTTCTCTCACAAGAAAGCTGGCTACCGTATTGTTACGCTTACACTTAAGAAGAATGGCCAAGCGCCTGGCGATGCTACGTCAGAGCAAATGGATAAAGCGGCAGACCTTGCTGATAAATACAGCTTCGGTGAACTTCGTGTTAGTCATGAGCAAAACCTAGTACTTGCTGATGTTCAACAAGACCAACTTGTTGAACTTTGGGAAGCGGCAAAAGAGTCTGGTTTCGCGACCCCTACTCTGGGTCTATTAACGGATATGATTTGCTGCCCAGGCGGTGACTTCTGTGCACTAGCAAACGCTAAATCCATCCCGATTGCCAAACAAATTCAAGACACATTTGATGATCTAGACTACCTATACGACATCGGGGAAGTTGATCTAAACATTTCCGGCTGTATGAACGCATGTGGACACCACCATGTTGGTAACATCGGCATCTTGGGCGTAGATAAAAAAGGCGAAGAGTTCTACCAAGTCTCCATGGGTGGTGCATCTGGCCACGATGCAAGCATTGGTAAAATCTTGGGCCCTTCGTTCGCTCAAGAAGAAATCGGTTCAGTAATGAAGCGCATCATCGACCTCTATGTAGATCAGCGCACAGAAGAAGAACGCTTCATCGATACATTCCGCCGAATCGGCATCAAACCGTTTAAAGAGGCCGCATATGCAAAAGCTAATTAA
- the minD gene encoding septum site-determining protein MinD yields the protein MAKIIVVTSGKGGVGKTTSSAALGTGIALRGHKTVIIDFDVGLRNLDLIMGCERRVVYDFVNVINKEATLNQALIKDKRTDGLYILPASQTRDKDALSLEGVDAVLQELAQDFDYIICDSPAGIERGAQMALYFADVAVVVTNPEVSSVRDSDRILGILQSKSRRAERGEAPIEEHLLITRYHPERVSAGEMLSVEDVEEILAIPLLGVIPESESVLKASNQGTPVILEAESEAGLAYSDAVDRLMGEERPMRFLDVQKKGFFKRLLGG from the coding sequence TTGGCGAAAATTATAGTTGTCACGTCTGGTAAGGGTGGTGTGGGTAAGACCACCTCCAGTGCTGCATTAGGGACAGGGATTGCACTTAGGGGTCATAAAACCGTTATCATCGATTTTGATGTTGGTTTGCGTAACCTTGATTTGATTATGGGGTGTGAGCGTCGCGTTGTTTACGATTTTGTAAACGTGATCAATAAAGAAGCGACGTTAAATCAAGCGCTGATTAAAGACAAGCGAACGGACGGGCTTTACATTTTGCCTGCTTCACAAACCCGCGATAAAGATGCATTGTCTTTAGAAGGTGTTGATGCTGTCTTGCAGGAGCTCGCGCAAGATTTTGATTACATTATATGTGACTCGCCAGCAGGGATTGAGCGTGGGGCGCAAATGGCGTTGTACTTCGCTGACGTAGCGGTGGTGGTTACTAACCCTGAGGTCTCTTCTGTACGAGATTCCGATCGTATTCTAGGTATCTTGCAGAGCAAGAGTCGTCGTGCGGAGCGAGGCGAAGCGCCGATTGAAGAGCATCTGCTTATCACACGTTATCACCCAGAGCGCGTTTCCGCCGGTGAGATGTTGAGTGTCGAAGATGTGGAAGAGATTTTGGCGATTCCATTGTTGGGTGTTATACCAGAATCTGAATCTGTCTTAAAAGCGTCTAACCAAGGTACGCCTGTTATTTTAGAGGCAGAATCGGAAGCTGGTTTGGCCTACTCTGATGCGGTAGATCGATTGATGGGTGAGGAGCGTCCAATGCGCTTCCTTGATGTGCAGAAAAAGGGATTCTTTAAGCGTTTGTTAGGAGGTTAA
- the fusA gene encoding elongation factor G — MADLSHYRNIGIFAHVDAGKTTTTERILKLTGKIHKTGEVHDGESTTDFMEQEAERGITIQSAAVTCEWKKHRLNVIDTPGHVDFTVEVYRSLKVLDGGIGVFCGSGGVEPQSETNWRYANESEVARCIFVNKLDRLGADFFRVVEQVKNVLGANPLVMTLPIGTEDEFSGVVDVLTKKAYIWDDTGLPENYEITDVPEDMVDQVEEYHEQLVESAVEMDDDLMEAYMEGEEPSLEDIKRCIRKGTRELAFFPTFCGSAFKNKGVQLVLDAVVDYLPAPTEVDPQPLTDAETGEPTGEVATVSADEPLRALAFKIMDDRFGALTFIRIYSGRLKKGDTILNSATGKTERIGRMVEMQADDRNEISEAQAGDILAVVGMKNVQTGHTLCDPKHECTLEAMIFPEPVISIAVKPKDKGGNEKMGIAIGKMVAEDPSFQVETDEDSGETILKGMGELHLDIKVDILKRTYGVELEVGQPQVAYRETITREVEDSYTHKKQSGGSGQFGKIDYRIKPGEQNSGFTFSSSVVGGNVPKEFWPAVEKGFKSMMEEGVLAGYPVLDVEVELFDGSYHAVDSSAVAFEIAAKGAFRQSIPKAGAQLLEPIMKVDVFTPEDHVGDVIGDLNRRRGMIKDQEAGVTGVRIKADVPLSEMFGYIGQLRTMTSGRGQFSMEFSHYNACPANVAESVIEAAKERRDS; from the coding sequence ATGGCTGACTTATCACACTACAGAAACATTGGTATTTTTGCCCACGTTGACGCGGGTAAAACAACCACAACAGAACGAATCCTGAAACTTACTGGTAAGATTCACAAAACTGGTGAGGTTCACGACGGTGAATCTACTACAGACTTCATGGAACAAGAAGCAGAGCGCGGTATTACTATCCAATCGGCTGCTGTAACTTGTGAGTGGAAAAAGCACCGCCTAAACGTTATCGATACTCCTGGACACGTTGACTTCACAGTAGAAGTATACCGTTCTCTTAAAGTTCTAGACGGTGGTATCGGTGTATTCTGTGGTTCTGGTGGTGTAGAGCCTCAATCAGAGACTAACTGGCGTTATGCTAACGAATCAGAAGTTGCACGTTGTATCTTCGTTAACAAACTAGACCGCCTAGGTGCAGATTTCTTCCGCGTTGTAGAGCAAGTTAAAAACGTATTGGGTGCGAACCCACTTGTTATGACATTGCCAATCGGTACAGAAGACGAGTTCTCTGGCGTTGTCGATGTACTAACTAAGAAAGCGTACATTTGGGATGACACTGGTCTTCCTGAAAACTACGAAATCACTGACGTACCAGAAGACATGGTTGATCAGGTTGAAGAATACCATGAGCAGCTTGTAGAAAGCGCTGTTGAAATGGATGACGACCTAATGGAAGCCTACATGGAAGGTGAAGAGCCTTCTCTAGAAGACATTAAGCGCTGTATCCGTAAAGGTACTCGCGAACTTGCTTTCTTCCCAACTTTCTGTGGTTCTGCTTTCAAAAACAAAGGTGTTCAGTTGGTTCTTGACGCTGTTGTTGATTACCTACCAGCACCAACAGAAGTTGATCCTCAGCCTCTTACAGATGCTGAAACAGGTGAGCCTACTGGTGAAGTTGCGACGGTTTCTGCTGATGAGCCACTACGTGCATTGGCATTTAAGATTATGGATGACCGTTTCGGCGCCCTAACCTTTATCCGTATCTACTCTGGTCGTCTTAAGAAAGGTGACACGATCCTTAACTCTGCAACAGGTAAAACTGAGCGTATCGGCCGTATGGTTGAAATGCAAGCTGATGACCGTAACGAGATCTCTGAAGCTCAAGCTGGTGACATCCTTGCTGTTGTAGGTATGAAGAACGTTCAAACAGGTCACACTCTATGTGATCCTAAGCACGAATGTACTCTTGAAGCGATGATCTTCCCAGAGCCTGTAATCTCTATCGCTGTTAAGCCTAAAGACAAAGGCGGCAACGAGAAAATGGGTATCGCAATCGGTAAAATGGTTGCAGAAGATCCATCTTTCCAAGTTGAAACAGACGAAGATTCTGGCGAAACTATCCTTAAAGGTATGGGTGAGCTTCACCTAGACATCAAAGTTGACATTCTTAAGCGTACTTACGGCGTAGAACTTGAAGTGGGTCAACCACAAGTTGCTTACCGTGAAACAATTACACGCGAAGTTGAAGACAGCTACACTCACAAGAAACAGTCTGGTGGTTCTGGTCAGTTCGGTAAGATCGACTACCGCATCAAGCCTGGTGAGCAAAACTCTGGCTTCACGTTCTCGTCTTCTGTTGTTGGTGGTAACGTACCTAAAGAATTCTGGCCTGCTGTTGAGAAAGGCTTCAAGTCTATGATGGAAGAAGGTGTTCTTGCCGGCTACCCTGTACTAGACGTTGAAGTTGAACTGTTCGACGGTAGCTACCACGCGGTTGACTCCTCTGCTGTGGCGTTTGAAATCGCAGCTAAAGGCGCTTTCCGTCAGTCTATCCCGAAAGCAGGCGCACAACTTCTTGAGCCTATCATGAAAGTAGACGTGTTCACTCCAGAAGACCACGTTGGTGACGTAATCGGTGACCTTAACCGTCGTCGCGGCATGATCAAAGACCAAGAAGCAGGTGTTACTGGCGTTCGCATCAAGGCAGACGTACCGCTTTCTGAAATGTTCGGTTACATCGGTCAACTACGTACAATGACATCTGGTCGTGGTCAGTTCTCTATGGAGTTCTCTCACTACAATGCATGTCCTGCGAACGTTGCTGAGTCTGTAATCGAAGCTGCAAAAGAGCGTCGTGACAGCTAA
- the minE gene encoding cell division topological specificity factor MinE, with product MGIFDYFKSKSQPSSASVAKDRLQIIVAHERSKRQQPDYLPQMQQEIIDVIRKYVQVDSKDVQIQLENIEDCSVLELNVTLPDQ from the coding sequence GTGGGTATATTTGATTATTTTAAAAGCAAAAGTCAGCCCTCGTCGGCGTCCGTAGCTAAAGATCGTCTTCAGATCATCGTTGCTCATGAGCGCTCTAAGCGTCAGCAGCCAGATTACCTGCCGCAAATGCAGCAGGAAATCATTGATGTGATTCGTAAGTATGTTCAGGTTGATTCTAAAGATGTTCAGATACAGCTTGAAAATATAGAAGATTGCAGTGTACTGGAGTTAAATGTCACTTTGCCTGATCAGTAG